From Mauremys reevesii isolate NIE-2019 linkage group 10, ASM1616193v1, whole genome shotgun sequence, the proteins below share one genomic window:
- the WDR61 gene encoding WD repeat-containing protein 61: MTTQYSILFKQEQAHDDAIWSVAWGKNKRDGSETVISGSLDDLVKVWKWTDEKLDLQWTLEGHQLGVVSVDISHTGTIAASSSLDAHIRLWDLETGKQIKSIDAGPVDAWSLAFSPDSQYLATGSHVGKVNIFGVETGKKEYSLDTRGKFILSIAYSPDGKYLASGAIDGIINIFDIATGKLLHTLEGHAMPIRSLTFSPDSQLLVTASDDGYIKIYDVQHANLAGTLSGHGSWVLNVAFCPDDTHFVSSSSDKSVKVWDAGTRTCVHTFFDHQDQVWGVKYNGNGSKIVSVGDDQEIHIYDCPI, from the exons ATGACCACACAG TACAGTATTCTCTTCAAGCAAGAACAAG CACATGATGATGCCATTTGGTCAGTTGCATGGGGAAAGAATAAAAGAGATGGTTCTGAAACTGTAATCTCTGGATCTTTAGATGATCTAGTGAAGGTCTGGAAATG GACTGATGAAAAATTAGATCTACAGTGGACTTTAGAGGGCCATCAACTGGGTGTGGTATCAGTAGATATCAGCCACACAGGTACCATTGCAGCATCGAGTTCCCTAGATGCTCATATTCGTCTTTGGGATTTAGAAACTGGCAAACAGATCAAGTCCATAGATGCTGGTCCTG TTGATGCCTGGTCGTTGGCTTTTTCACCAGATTCCCAGTATCTTGCAACAGGAAGTCATGTAGGAAAAGTGAACATTTTTGGTGTTGAAACTGGAAAAAAGGAATATTCTCTGGACACTAGAGGGAAATTCATCCTTAGCATTGCATAT AGTCCAGATGGAAAATATTTAGCCAGTGGAGCAATAGATGGCATCATCAATATTTTTGATATTGCAACTGGAAAACTTCTGCATACGCTAGAAG GCCATGCAATGCCAATTCGCTCATTGACGTTTTCTCCCGATTCCCAACTACTCGTTACAGCTTCAGATGATGGATATATCAAAATCTATGATGT ACAACATGCAAACTTGGCAGGCACACTAAGTGGTCATGGATCCTGGGTATTAAATGTGGCATTTTGTCCAGACGATACTCATTTTGTTTCCAG TTCATCTGACAAAAGCGTAAAAGTTTGGGATGCTGGAACAAGGACCTGTGTTCATACCTTCTTTGATCATCAGGATCAG GTCTGGGGAGTGAAATACAATGGAAATGGTTCCAAAATTGTATCTGTTGGAGATGACCAGGAAATCCATATCTATGACTGTCCAATTTAA